The Mixophyes fleayi isolate aMixFle1 chromosome 1, aMixFle1.hap1, whole genome shotgun sequence genome includes a region encoding these proteins:
- the ING2 gene encoding inhibitor of growth protein 2 isoform X2 — protein sequence MEALKEIDEVSEKHSNESDPHHKKRLLQQLQRALIVTQELGDDKIQLVTQVLEMVENRSKQIDAQCKGFFEPEENEKCTEKAKVECSTAERTTRRPRRQRNSESRDLCHMVNGTDDGDEPPKEKKTKSSKKKKRTKTKQDREVSPIPFAIDPNEPTYCLCNQVSYGEMIGCDNEECSIEWFHFSCVGLTYKPKGKWYCPDCRGDNEKTMNKNTEKTKRDRRSR from the exons ATGG AGGCACTGAAGGAGATAGACGAGGTGTCGGAGAAACATTCAAATGAAAGTGACCCACACCATAAGAAGCGTTTGCTGCAGCAACTTCAGAGAGCTCTGATTGTAACCCAGGAGCTTGGGGATGATAAAATACAGCTAGTCACACAGGTGCTGGAGATGGTAGAAAATAGGTCCAAGCAGATTGATGCCCAATGCAAAGGCTTCTTTGAGCCAGAGGAAAATGAAAAATGTACAGAAAAGGCTAAGGTTGAATGCAGTACAGCGGAGCGCACTACCCGGAGACCTCGCCGTCAGCGCAATAGTGAGAGTCGGGACTTGTGTCACATGGTTAATGGAACAGATGATGGAGATGAACCACCCAAAGAAAAGAAGACAAAATCTTCCAAGAAGAAGAAGCGAACCAAAACCAAGCAGGACAGGGAGGTGTCTCCTATTCCCTTTGCAATCGATCCCAATGAGCCAACATACTGCTTATGTAATCAGGTTTCCTATGGGGAAATGATAGGATGTGACAATGAGGAATGTTCCATTGAGTGGttccatttctcctgtgttggACTAACTTATAAACCAAAGGGCAAGTGGTATTGTCCTGACTGTAGAGGAGACAATGaaaaaacaatgaacaaaaatacagaaaaaacaaaaagggaCAGGAGGTCGAGATAG
- the ING2 gene encoding inhibitor of growth protein 2 isoform X1: protein MLGQQQPQAFYHSPGGSSGGVEESQLVSYVEDYLECIESLPLEIQRTVSLLREIDTKYREALKEIDEVSEKHSNESDPHHKKRLLQQLQRALIVTQELGDDKIQLVTQVLEMVENRSKQIDAQCKGFFEPEENEKCTEKAKVECSTAERTTRRPRRQRNSESRDLCHMVNGTDDGDEPPKEKKTKSSKKKKRTKTKQDREVSPIPFAIDPNEPTYCLCNQVSYGEMIGCDNEECSIEWFHFSCVGLTYKPKGKWYCPDCRGDNEKTMNKNTEKTKRDRRSR from the exons ATGTTAGGGCAACAGCAGCCGCAAGCGTTCTACCACTCCCCGGGTGGTAGCAGCGGTGGGGTGGAGGAGAGCCAGCTGGTGAGTTATGTGGAAGATTATCTGGAGTGCATCGAGTCCCTGCCCCTGGAGATCCAGAGGACCGTGTCCCTACTGCGAGAGATCGACACCAAGTACCGAG AGGCACTGAAGGAGATAGACGAGGTGTCGGAGAAACATTCAAATGAAAGTGACCCACACCATAAGAAGCGTTTGCTGCAGCAACTTCAGAGAGCTCTGATTGTAACCCAGGAGCTTGGGGATGATAAAATACAGCTAGTCACACAGGTGCTGGAGATGGTAGAAAATAGGTCCAAGCAGATTGATGCCCAATGCAAAGGCTTCTTTGAGCCAGAGGAAAATGAAAAATGTACAGAAAAGGCTAAGGTTGAATGCAGTACAGCGGAGCGCACTACCCGGAGACCTCGCCGTCAGCGCAATAGTGAGAGTCGGGACTTGTGTCACATGGTTAATGGAACAGATGATGGAGATGAACCACCCAAAGAAAAGAAGACAAAATCTTCCAAGAAGAAGAAGCGAACCAAAACCAAGCAGGACAGGGAGGTGTCTCCTATTCCCTTTGCAATCGATCCCAATGAGCCAACATACTGCTTATGTAATCAGGTTTCCTATGGGGAAATGATAGGATGTGACAATGAGGAATGTTCCATTGAGTGGttccatttctcctgtgttggACTAACTTATAAACCAAAGGGCAAGTGGTATTGTCCTGACTGTAGAGGAGACAATGaaaaaacaatgaacaaaaatacagaaaaaacaaaaagggaCAGGAGGTCGAGATAG